A single region of the Leptodactylus fuscus isolate aLepFus1 chromosome 5, aLepFus1.hap2, whole genome shotgun sequence genome encodes:
- the VDAC3 gene encoding non-selective voltage-gated ion channel VDAC3 produces the protein MAVPPNYADLGKSARDVFNKGYGFGLVKLDLKTKSSSGVEFTSSGSSNTDTGKASGSLETKYKLQEAGITFTQKWNTDNTLGTEVALEDKLAKGLKLALDSTFVPNTGKKSAKLKTSYKREYANLGVDVDLDLAGPTIHGWAVLGYQGWLAGYQMAFDTAKSRLAQNNFALGYTAGDFQLHTNVNDGTEFGGSIYQKVNKDVETSVSLAWSAGSNNTRFGIGAKYQLDSNTTLSAKVNNASLIGVGYTQSLRPGVKLTLSALINAKNFSAGGHKVGLGFELEA, from the exons ATGGCCGTACCACCAAACTACGCAGACCTGGGCAAATCTGCCCGTGACGTTTTCAACAAAGGATATG GGTTTGGGCTCGTGAAGTTGGATCTCAAAACAAAGTCCTCCAGTGGAGTG GAGTTCACAAGCAGCGGATCGTCCAACACAGATACGGGTAAAGCATCTGGAAGCCTGGAGACCAAGTACAAGCTGCAGGAGGCGGGAATCACCTTCACCCAGAAGTGGAACACAGACAACACCTTGGGGACCGAGGTCGCCTTAGAAGACAAG TTGGCTAAGGGGTTGAAGCTGGCGCTGGATTCCACGTTTGTACCCAATACTGG TAAGAAGAGTGCCAAACTGAAGACCTCCTACAAGAGGGAGTATGCCAACCTAGGAGTCGATGTGGACTTGGACCTGGCTGGTCCCACTATACATGGCTGGGCTGTCCTGGGCTACCAAGGCTGGTTAGCTGGCTACCAGATGGCCTTTGACACTGCCAAGTCCAGACTGGCCCAGAACAACTTTGCACTGGGCTACACGGCGGGAGATTTCCAGCTGCACACTAACGT GAATGATGGCACCGAATTTGGTGGGTCCATCTACCAGAAGGTCAATAAGGACGTGGAGACCTCAGTGAGCCTGGCATGGAGTGCAGGCAGCAACAACACTCGTTTTGGCATTGGAGCCAAGTACCAACTGGACTCAAACACTACACTGTCT GCCAAAGTTAACAACGCCAGCCTGATTGGAGTGGGCTACACACAGAGCCTGCGACCTG GAGTGAAGCTGACCCTGTCTGCTCTGATCAATGCAAAGAACTTTAGCGCCGGAGGCCACAAGGTGGGGCTGGGCTTTGAGCTGGAAGCGTAA
- the POLB gene encoding DNA polymerase beta, with protein sequence MSKRKAPQESMNEGITDFLVELANYERNVNRAIHKYNAYRKAASVIAKYPTKIKSGAEAKKLDGVGAKIAEKIDEFLATGKLRKLEKIRQDDTSSSINFLTRVTGIGPAAARKFVEEGIKTLDDLRNNEHKLNHHQKIGLKYFEDFEMRIPREEMLKMQEIVLERVKKLDPLYIATVCGSFRRGAESSGDMDILLTHPDFMSDSPKQPHLLHNVVQNLEECNFITDTLVKGDTKFMGVCQLPSEGSKQFPFRRIDIRLIPKDQYYCGVLYFTGSDIFNKNMRTHALEKGFTLNEYTLRPLGVTGIAGEPLPIDSEKDIFDYIQYKYREPKERSE encoded by the exons AGTTGGCCAATTATGAaagaaatgtgaacagagccatacACAAATATAATGCGTACAG AAAAGCCGCCTCTGTCATTGCAAAGTACCCTACGAAGATCAAGAGCGGAGCAGAAGCCAAAAAACTG GATGGTGTTGGCGCCAAGATCGCAGAGAAGATTGATGAGTTTTTGGCTACCGGTAAATTACGTAAGCTTGAGAAG ATTCGCCAAGATGACACCAGTTCTTCTATCAATTTCCTAACACGTGTTACTGGAATAGG CCCGGCAGCTGCTCGAAAGTTCGTGGAAGAAGGGATCAAGACACTAGATG ATCTTAGAAACAATGAACACAAGCTGAACCACCATCAGAAGATCGGATTAAA ATACTTTGAAGACTTTGAAATGAGAATCCCGCGGGAGGAGATGCTGAAGATGCAG gaAATTGTTCTTGAAAGGGTGAAGAAGCTGGATCCTCTGTACATCGCTACAGTATGTGGCAGCTTCAGACGAG GTGCTGAGTCCAGTGGGGATATGGATATTCTGTTAACTCACCCAGACTTCATGTCTGACTCTCCGAAACag CCGCACCTCTTACACAATGTGGTCCAAAACCTAGAAGAATGTAACTTCATCACCGACACCCTGGTCAAAGGAGACACCAAGTTTATG GGTGTGTGCCAGCTGCCGTCTGAAGGAAGCAAACAGTTCCCCTTCCGCAGAATTGATATAAG GCTGATTCCTAAGGACCAGTATTACTGCGGGGTGCTGTATTTCACCGGCAGTGATATCTTCAATAAGAATATGCGTACTCATGCCCTGGAGAAAGGCTTCACCTTGAATGAATACACCCTGCGTCCTCTGGGAGTCACAG GAATAGCGGGCGAACCTCTACCGATAGACAGCGAGAAAGACATCTTCGATTACATCCAGTATAAATACCGCGAACCAAAGGAACGCAGCGAGTGA